From Scomber scombrus chromosome 9, fScoSco1.1, whole genome shotgun sequence, one genomic window encodes:
- the LOC133986006 gene encoding sterile alpha motif domain-containing protein 3-like: MSELPKDKATLKVHTKSSEYNTDSTLDTASLSSSSLEDSPHGTQTRQLPQPFVIPAFSFDVELKLRQGNDAFHRDGSLLDISKDMKSDILDKLAEAIYAHNPYPSREDYDHVAQALINKHPCLKEPGSVGGWYCWKFSLKFKMGNFRQKMRVAGCSELRVNARTSGSTSSKRLKRARKSEVNFLPDFPEGKAQSDLETERSTMVSEMKKRKVDWNQIGEMMSNTFPLRRKEIVEDEPLVEQVKDRWPALFAERQIEAEFARLTSVDLKGSFFAGLDQYLARFLELYKAKSGIVGLNRLMRCLNDDSSTHRKRTVLLLGLPHFLKEDPSGFFKTVEATDEEDTFTKGMKVGVVMVKDGEEIIDTAVVLEEAVILSELKDIPRAIALLMGLLFSLNIDYPKELRYTFEIIQKVLMNIGGGQCSSLVHGFRNRLLRKTM, from the exons ATGTCGGAGCTTCCTAAAGATAAAGCAACTTTGAAAGTGCACACCAAGTCTTCTGAATACAACACAGACTCAACTCTAGACACGGCAAGCCTGTCATCATCTTCCCTCGAGGATAGCCCCCATGGTACCCAAACTCGTCAGCTGCCTCAACCATTCGTCAttcctgctttttcttttgatgttgaGTTGAAACTGAGGCAAGGGAATGATGCCTTCCATAGAGATGGGAGCCTTCTTGACATTTCAAAAGACATGAAATCGGACATCTTAGACAAGTTAGCAGAAGCCATATATGCTCACAATCCCTACCCATCACGTGAGGACTATGATCATGTGGCCCAAGCTCTCATCAACAAGCATCCTTGTCTGAAGGAACCAGGGTCTGTTGGTGGGTGGTATTGCTGGAAGTTTAGTTTAAAGTTCAAAATGGGAAATTTCCGGCAGAAAATGCGAGTGGCTGGTTGCTCCGAGCTCAGAGTGAACGCACGTACCTCTGGATCAACAAGTTCAAAAAGACTAAAGAGGGCCAGAAAGTCAGAAGTGAACTTCCTGCCAGATTTTCCAGAAGGGAAAGCCCAAAGTGACCTTGAGACAGAGAGATCTACCATGGTCAGCgagatgaagaaaagaaaggttgATTGGAACCAAATTGGTGAGATGATGAGTAACACGTTCCCCTTACGGAGGAAAGAAATTGTTGAGGATGAACCCCTTGTGGAACAAGTGAAAGACAGGTGGCCAGCCTTGTTTGCTGAACGGCAG ATTGAAGCAGAATTTGCTCGCCTTACATCTGTTGATCTGAAGGGCTCCTTCTTTGCTGGGCTGGACCAGTATCTGGCAAGATTCCTTGAGCTGTACAAAGCAAAAAGTGGCATAGTGGGCCTGAACAGGTTGATGAGATGTCTCAATGATGAT aGCTCCACACACCGCAAGAGGACAGTTCTTCTGCTGGGCCTTCCTCACTTTCTCAAGGAGGATCCGTCCGGTTTTTTTAAGACTGTCGAG GCCACAGATGAAGAGGACACGTTCACAAAGGGGATGAAAGTCGGTGTTGTGATggtgaaggatggagaagaAATCATTGACACCGCTGTGGTCCTTGAGGAAGCAGTGATCCTGTCTGAACTGAAGGACATCCCACGTGCCATTGCTTTGCTGATGGGTCTGCTTTTTTCTCTAAACATAGACTATCCAAAGGAACTAAGGTACACATTTGAGATCATTCAGAAAGTCCTGATGAACATCGGTGGAGGACAGTGTTCCTCACTTGTCCATGGTTTCAGAAACCGACTCCTGCGGAAAACCATGTGA